The Psychrobacillus sp. FSL K6-2836 nucleotide sequence CTTCATACTTCCAGTATCTATTCCTATTATACTCGCACTACTTACAGCAATTATTATGGAGCCAGTCGTCAAGTTCACTCAAAAAACGTTTAAATGGAAGCGTAAACCTGCTGTCATAACTAACTTTGTTCTTTTTCTTAGCGTCATTTCCGGACTATTATACCTAGTGATTACAAAACTTTTTAGCCAACTCATTTATATATCACAGACCATTCCCACATATATAAATAGCTGGACCGGGTTATGGATCGATATGCAAAATAGTTTGTTTAAATACACGGAAGGTCTCCCTAAAGAAGTAGTCGAATCGATTCAAAATAAATTTGATGCCACTTTAGAAAGTATGAGAGATGCCCTCTTAGATATACTTAGTTACAATAATATTTCTGCACTTTTGACGAATATACCGAACTTTTTAGTTAGTTTTATAGTATTTATTATTGCTCTTTTTTTATTTATGTTAGACTTGCAGAATTTACAAGTGAAATTTTTTCATTATCTGTCTGATAATACTGCGGGTAAGGTACGTTTTATGTTTGCTAGTATAAAAAAAGTGGCTATTGGATTTATGAAAGCTCAGATTATTGCAAGTTTCATTATTTTGGGTGCATCATTCATCGGTCTTTTGCTAATTATCACGCCAAAATACGCTTTAATAATGGCTATTGTCATTTGGATTATCGATATTATTCCAATATTGGGTTCTATTGCTGTTTTAGCACCTTGGGCTGTTTATCATTATTTAACAGGTGATATGGTAATGGGAACCAAGTTAACTATATTAGCAGTAATATTATTAGTAATACGTAGAGCTGTAGAACCTAAGTTGATGGGTTCTCAAATGGGGGTATCTCCCCTAGCAATCTTAATAGCCATGTTTATCGGAGCAAAGCTTTTCGGTTTCATCGGATTTATGATAGGCCCTCTTGTAGTGATTATTTTTATAACTGCTAAAGAATCGGGAATGTTAAAACTTAACTTTAAGATTTAACCATGTTCTATATGAGAAACACAACAAAAAGCCAATCCTCTTTTGGAATAAGTTCCTTTAGAGTATTGGCTTTTGATTTGTTTTATCCACCTATTATTGCTTTTATTACAGATGTGGTTTCTCCACCTGTATAAAATACATATAACAGTAAATAGACTGCAACACCTGTTATTGCTACAAAAAACCATATAACACTTGTAATTGGTCCAATTTTACGATGCTTTTGAATATTATTTTTATATCCTAAATACAGAGTTACCAATCCAAAAATAGCACCAGTCGTTGCTAATGTAATATGGAATATTAAAAAGACTGTATAGTAAACTTTAATATCTGCTGGTCCACCAAAAGCTGTATTCCCGATAAAAATAGTTCGCGATGCATAGATGATGAAAAATATTAAAGCCGATATTGCAGCTGCAGTCATTGTTTTTTTATGGGCTTCAATTTTCTTTTGTTTTATGAGTGCCCAACCAATCGCTACTAAAACAGCACTTAATACGATAAAAAATGTACTTATAGTTGGTAGAACGGGTAAATTCATCAATCATTCTCCTCGAATTACTTTATTAAGTTTAAAGATTAGCTTGTACTTTTAAATCATCTAGAGCTTTTTGTGTAATTTCTTCCGCGTTGTCCTGCTCATTTTTATACCATTTGAAGAAAATTGACATTAGGAATACTGCATATATAATCTCTTGTACAATTTTCATCAGTATCCCACCTAGTTGCTGATCTGCGAGAGGTGTCATATTAGAAAATAATTCAGGTCCACTTAATGATAGTCCAGCTAGTGTACTTGCTGGAACACATAGCTCCATCGCTTTTAGCCATGTATCTGAATTTGTGTACGTATCATACAAAGGTGTTCCAGTGAAGATAATTAGCGCACATGCTGGTGTTATTAAAACTGCACTTCCAATAATGAAGCCGATCTTTTTTAACCCATGCAAACGTTGACTAACTCCCTCTATATCAACTATAGACCACCACATGAAAAGCGCAGACAGGAATAAAACAAACGTGTACGTTCCATGTAATCCTTCATCCAATTTGATATAATCGAAAAATAAAGGGATATGATAAAAGGAAAACAATCCTGAGAAGACAATTAGAGAAAGTAATGGCTTTGTTAGTACTGGAAAAACCTTACGAACAGCTGGTAATTCTAATACAGCTTTCCATACCCACCACGGTATGCCCTTCATTAGTAGCGGCGGAACTAATAACAATAAAAGAGCCATCTGGACCATGTGAAATGAAAACATAATATGTGCCATTAAATCCACAGGGGAACCCTTTACAATATATAAAAGAACTATGCTGACTAGAAAGTAAGCTACCTCTTTCTTTTTCAGTGGCTCCGATACTTTAAAGTCATTTCGCCATTTGACTGTTATTAAAAAATATAAAATAGTTAAAAACACTAATACTCCAATCATAACAGGGCTCCATAATGCTTGGAATCCAAATATACTTATAGGCATAAGTATCATCGCTCCTTTTTGGTAACTTTCTTTATTATATAGGTCGAGCCCAATAACTTCAATGAACGAACTATGACAATTAAGTATTTCGAGAATTCCTCTTCTAAATGATTCTTTCTAACATTTTAAAAGCATAAACTTACTTTTCTTTAAAGAAAAACTGACCAAAAAGACGCCTGATCCTTCTGAACAGAAACATAGATATGCCGTTGATTTCCGCTCCGGTCAGACGCTTTCCGCCGGCATGGCTTCAGACGATTCTCTCGCTAGGTTCAGTCCATGGTCTTCAGCTCATGCATCTGCCGCTTCGCTTTCGGTGCAGAAAAACATTTGCGCCCTAAGCCCCAATCAACAATGTCCACTTATAGTAAACAGATATTGAATACAATATCACCTATATTCATAGTAATTATGGAAATAAGTAGTGTTGAAAAGGACCCTAGCATAAAAAAATTATTGTCTTCATCTATCTTTGAATAATAGCATTTCTAATTCATAAGCGATTATTAACGATTTTATCACTTTCTAAAATATGATCAATCTTATCTTCTAAGCGATATACTTTGTCAAAACCTTTATTGTAGTACTAAGCTATAATTGATTGTAGTGCAATGTGGCGACTCCGGCAGGATCAGTGAGATAGAAGACAGATGAACCATACATCGACGCTTAAGCATCGGTGATGGTTCATAGCTCCCCCTGCTGTGGCCAACAGGATGTTGGTCACGAAGGCGTTTCCACACGAGGTGGCAATCTTAGCCTTTGTTCCTTTGTGCGAAACGGAAATCATAGGATTATTCGTTCTTTAAAGCCCCATGAATCCAGTGATCACGAGACAATTTTATATACTTTCTAAAAAAAGCCGAGACAAAGTGATTAACTTTGTCTCGGCTTTAAGTTGTTTAACCCCACCAAATAATTGTAAGGAAAGTTAAGATGAAAGTAAAAGCTATCAAACAAGCGCTGTATAAGAAAAATGCAGCTACCTGATGATTTTTTTCACTCATATGCATGAAGTAGTAAAGCTGTAATACTACTTGAACTCCAGCAAGCAATAAAATAACTGGAACTATTAAATATACGGAAAAATCAGCAGCTACAGCAGTAAAAGCAATTAATGTTAAGAATATCATAATCGCAAAAGTTGTAACCTGGTGACGCATATCTTTTTTACGTTTTTGCTTAATATATTCAAATTCTGTTTGTGATCTCACATAAACTTGAGCGTCGTGTGACATATTAACCAACAACTCCCATCAAGTATACTACTGTAAAGATGAATACCCACACTACATCAATAAAATGCCAGTATAGAGAAGCAGTATAATATTTTGGTGCATTATACAAACTAAATCCACGTTTTGCATTACGTAACATTAATAGAATAATCCATCCTAGTCCAATTACTACGTGCAATCCATGAGTACCTACAAGCGTAAAGAATGCAGATGAGAAAGCACTTTGTCCATAAGTAAAACCTAAATGTACATAATGATTAAACTCATAAATTTCTAAACCTAAGAAAGCTAATCCTAAAAGAACTGTTATAGCTAACCAAGTTTGCATACCTCTGAAATTGTGATTTTTCATGTGATACATTGCGTAGACACTTGTTAATGAAGAAGTTAATAATAGCATCGTCATAACAAATACTAACGGTAATTCAAAAAGTGTATCAGTTGAGAACGTCATACCACTTGGACCTTTGTTTTTTAATGCTAAATACGTAGCAAACAAACTTGCAAATAGTACAGTTTCTCCACCTAGAAATAACCAAAAACCTAAAAATTTATTCTTACCTTCTAAAGTAACTTGCTCAGGATGATCTGGCCACGTTTGTGGGGAGTACTTTTTATTAAAGTCCATAATTATTTACCCCCTTCATCATTCATTAAATCTTCTTTGTGAATATGAAATCCATGATCGTCTTTAATCGAACGTACAGCCATAGACCCAACTGTAATTGCTAAACCTAAAACAATGACTGGAACTGCCCAATCTTTTTCACCATTGTATAGTGCTCCAAAGGCTGCGATAAACAAACCAATTGTCATAACAAAAGGAATGAAAGAATTGTTTGGCATATGGATATCAGAAAGTGGTTCTGCATATGTCATACCTTCTTTGTTACCTTCTTGTTTTTCAATCCAGAAAGTATCTAAACCACGAACAAGTGGCGTTTGTTTAAAATTATAGAACGGAATCGGTTGTGGAATAGCCCACTCCAATGTACGTCCATCTTCCCAAGGGTCATTTCCAACTTTTTCGTTCTTAACGGCTGTAATTATGATGTTAATTACTAGTATTATTACACCAATTGCCATCAATGCAGCACCTACAGAACTGATTAAGTTGAAAGTATCCCAACCTTGGTCTGCTCCGAAAGTAAATACGCGACGAGGCATACCCATAAGTCCTAAGAAATGCTGTATAAAGAACGTACAGTGGAAACCAATAAAGAAGAACCAGAACGTCCATTTACCTAATGTTTCATTTAACATTTGATTGAACATTAACGGCCAATATAAGTGTACTCCTGCTAAAATTGCTAGCACTACCCCTCCAACGATTACATAGTGGAAATGGGCAACGATAAAGTACGAATCATGTAATTGGTAATCAAGCGGAGCTGCTGCTTGCATAATACCAGTTACCCCACCAGCTACGAATGAAGGGATGAAACCTAACGCGTATAGCATTGGGGTCGTAACTTTAATACTTCCTCCCCAAATTGTAAGCAGCCAGTTAAAGATTTTCATACCCGTTGGAACTGCGATTGCCATAGTAGCAACTGCGAAAATTGCATTAGCTGTTGGTCCTAAACCAACTGTAAACATATGGTGAGCCCAAACCATGAATCCTAAGAAACCGATTAATACAGTTGCAAAGACCATAGACGAGTATCCAAATAAACGTTTACGTGAGAATAAGGCGAATATTTCAGAGAATATACCAAAAGCAGGTAATATTAATATATATACTTCAGGATGCCCGAAAATCCAGAATAAATGCTCCCAAATAATCGTATTACCACCCATTGTATGGTCAAAGAAGTTACCACCGAACATACGGTCAAAGATTAAGAAGAATAATCCAATAGTAAGTGGTGGGAATGCAAATAAAATCAATGCACTAGCTACAAATGTAGTCCAGGTAAACAATGGCATACGCATATACGTCATACCTGGAGCGCGCATATTAATAATTGTTACAAGGAAGTTAATACCTCCTATATAAGTACCAGCACCGGCTATCTGTAGCCCAAGAGCATAAAAGTCAATACCATGACCAGGTGATGCTAATGATAATGATGCATAAGAAGTCCATCCTGCATCAGGTGCTCCTCCCATAAACCAAGATAGGTTAAGGAAAATACCACCAAACAAGAATAACCAAAAACCAAGCGCATTCAGAAATGGGAATGCTACGTCACGTGCTCCAATTTGAAGTGGCATAACAGCATTCATAAATCCAAATAATATAGGCATGGCTGCAAGGAATATCATAGTTGTACCATGCATTGTAATAATTTCGTTAAATAGACCCGCACTAACAAAATCATTATCTGGTTTTGCTAATTGAATTCGAATAAGCATTGCTTCGATACCACCGATTACGAAGAACAAACCGCCGGCAGCAAGGTACATGACTGCAATTTTTTTATGGTCTACTGTTGTTAAATAGTCCCATAGAGTTGCGCCAAAGCCTTTTTTCTTTGCGATAGAACTCACAACTTTAACCTCCCTCATAATTTATCTGTGGAACTTATTTTTCTACAGATAGTCCCATTAGATATGCTGCAAGAGCATCTAATTGATCTTCACTGAACTCTTTGCCGTCGTTAATAGTTTTTGGCTGAGGCATTAAGTTACCTGGTTTGTATTTTTGAGGATCACTGATCCAATTTTTCAAGCTTTCTTCATCATGAGACATAAATCCAGCAACACGATTGCGATCTCCAAAAGTTGCTAAGTTTGGTCCCATTCCGCCAGTTGAACCAGCACCTGAAGTTGCGTGACAAGCGATACAGCTAGTATTGAAAATTTCTTCACCTTGAGATGCAAGTTCACCTTCAGCTACATGCTCTTTAGTTTTCATTGTTTCAACCCAAGCGTTAAAATCTTCACGTTCTAAGGTTTTTACTTTGAAATCCATAAGCGCATGTGACGGTCCACATAGTTCAGCACATTTACCATAGAATACACCTTGCTCTAAACTAGCAGATGCATCATCGAATTCTAAATAGAATTGGTTAACGTTTTCTACGTTTGTATCCATTTTACCGCCAGCTGTAGGAATCCAGAAGGAGTGTTTCACATCAGCAGCTTTTAAATTGAAATAAACTTTTTCATCCGTAGGCACTACTAACTCTTGAGCAGTAACAATTCCTAAATCCGGATATTCAAATTCCCACCAATAAAGACTTGCTTTAACATTTACAGTTACATTTGTTTTGTTTCCATCTTCATCGACTTGATCCATTGCAGCTACATCCGCATGTTTATATGTATAGTAAACAGTTGGAACAGCAAGAACGATTAATAGTAAAATTGGAATAACTGTCCATATTATCTCAAGCGTATGACTTCCTTCTACTTGTTTAGGAATAACATCTTCCCCAACTTTTTTACGACGGAATTTCACTAGAGCAACAACATAAATAATTACTACTACAATAATAACTAAAGCCATAATAGCAGAAGATAGTAATAACAAGTTAAATTGATCTCTTCCGACTTGTCCTGCAGGTGTAAGCGTCGATAAGTATTCTTCGCCACAACCCGATAAGAAAATCGTTAGAGCTGCTAACAGTGAAAAAAGTCGCCATTTTTTAAGCCCTCTCATCATAGCTAAATCAAACCCCTCTTTCATAGTTGTTTTCATGTTTCTTTGGACTGTGGTTCTGTTTATATGAATTCTTGTTGACTAAAGAAAGAATTCCAGCAATTAGATAAAGATAGAAAAAATAATTATAGCTACGAATAATATCGTCATATAGTTTAAGGAATATATGAACATTCCTGTTGCCCATTTGATATCATCCTTCACACGGAAACCTTTAATGGAAAAGTATAACCATCCCAGATTAAGTACCGTTGCCAAAACAACAAATATTACGCCCAATTCCATTAGTAAAAATGGTAATGGGAATAATAGTAGAATCCATAAGAGTATGGACACTTTTGTACGTTTAAAACCTTTTACAACTGGTAGCATTGGAATATTTGCAGCACGATATTCTTCCGTACGCTTCATCGCCAATGCATAAAAATGTGGAGGCTGCCATGCAAACATGATCAAGAATAAAGCAAGTGCTCCAATACCTAAACTTGGTTCAACAGCTGCCCATCCAATCACGGGCGGTATTGCACCGGATATACTACCAACTATTGTGTTACTCACATGTTTTCGTTTTGACCACATCGAGTATAACACAACGTAACTGATGATTCCTGCTAGTCCCCAAACTCCTGCTGAAGTAGAGGCCAAAAATAATAATATTTCACCTACAATCATTAGTGAAAAAGAAGTTATAAGCACGGCTGATGGACTAAACCGTCCAGTAACTGTTGGTCTTCCTTTTTTGCTCTTCATGACAGGATCTATATCACGATCGATAAAATTATTCATAGCTGCAGAACCCGCGATAATCAATCCAGACCCTATAAGCGTATAGAATAATATGTCTAACTCTCTAAGAAAGTTTCGATCAGTAAATTGAAATGCTAGCCACATACCAGCAAATGTTGTAAATAAGTTAGAATTGACTATACCTATTTTAATGAGTGAAAGAAAATCTTGAAAAAATGTAGTGTTTACCTGTTCAGTTTCAGTCTCATTAGTTGCGGTTATTGAATGACCATTTGACATGCTGCCCCTCCTTTCAAAGTTGTAAGCATATTCCGCTACCTTTTACTATAACGAAAATCTTTAGTAATTTCTACAGTTAATGATAATTTTCGCATAAATAGTTAAGATACTCATTTATATACTTAGAACATATCAATAGTAAAGCATTTACGCAGATTGTTTGTGAATGTTCGAGTACGAATTTATGAACAATTTGTGAAAAACAATTACTCTACCTATTAGTTTAAAGGTTATACATTGTATTTTCCTTCGTGATTCGATATCATCAAAAAGCAGATACC carries:
- the ctaG gene encoding cytochrome c oxidase assembly factor CtaG, which encodes MPISIFGFQALWSPVMIGVLVFLTILYFLITVKWRNDFKVSEPLKKKEVAYFLVSIVLLYIVKGSPVDLMAHIMFSFHMVQMALLLLLVPPLLMKGIPWWVWKAVLELPAVRKVFPVLTKPLLSLIVFSGLFSFYHIPLFFDYIKLDEGLHGTYTFVLFLSALFMWWSIVDIEGVSQRLHGLKKIGFIIGSAVLITPACALIIFTGTPLYDTYTNSDTWLKAMELCVPASTLAGLSLSGPELFSNMTPLADQQLGGILMKIVQEIIYAVFLMSIFFKWYKNEQDNAEEITQKALDDLKVQANL
- the coxB gene encoding cytochrome c oxidase subunit II is translated as MMRGLKKWRLFSLLAALTIFLSGCGEEYLSTLTPAGQVGRDQFNLLLLSSAIMALVIIVVVIIYVVALVKFRRKKVGEDVIPKQVEGSHTLEIIWTVIPILLLIVLAVPTVYYTYKHADVAAMDQVDEDGNKTNVTVNVKASLYWWEFEYPDLGIVTAQELVVPTDEKVYFNLKAADVKHSFWIPTAGGKMDTNVENVNQFYLEFDDASASLEQGVFYGKCAELCGPSHALMDFKVKTLEREDFNAWVETMKTKEHVAEGELASQGEEIFNTSCIACHATSGAGSTGGMGPNLATFGDRNRVAGFMSHDEESLKNWISDPQKYKPGNLMPQPKTINDGKEFSEDQLDALAAYLMGLSVEK
- a CDS encoding cytochrome c oxidase subunit I, with the protein product MSSIAKKKGFGATLWDYLTTVDHKKIAVMYLAAGGLFFVIGGIEAMLIRIQLAKPDNDFVSAGLFNEIITMHGTTMIFLAAMPILFGFMNAVMPLQIGARDVAFPFLNALGFWLFLFGGIFLNLSWFMGGAPDAGWTSYASLSLASPGHGIDFYALGLQIAGAGTYIGGINFLVTIINMRAPGMTYMRMPLFTWTTFVASALILFAFPPLTIGLFFLIFDRMFGGNFFDHTMGGNTIIWEHLFWIFGHPEVYILILPAFGIFSEIFALFSRKRLFGYSSMVFATVLIGFLGFMVWAHHMFTVGLGPTANAIFAVATMAIAVPTGMKIFNWLLTIWGGSIKVTTPMLYALGFIPSFVAGGVTGIMQAAAPLDYQLHDSYFIVAHFHYVIVGGVVLAILAGVHLYWPLMFNQMLNETLGKWTFWFFFIGFHCTFFIQHFLGLMGMPRRVFTFGADQGWDTFNLISSVGAALMAIGVIILVINIIITAVKNEKVGNDPWEDGRTLEWAIPQPIPFYNFKQTPLVRGLDTFWIEKQEGNKEGMTYAEPLSDIHMPNNSFIPFVMTIGLFIAAFGALYNGEKDWAVPVIVLGLAITVGSMAVRSIKDDHGFHIHKEDLMNDEGGK
- the cyoE gene encoding heme o synthase codes for the protein MSNGHSITATNETETEQVNTTFFQDFLSLIKIGIVNSNLFTTFAGMWLAFQFTDRNFLRELDILFYTLIGSGLIIAGSAAMNNFIDRDIDPVMKSKKGRPTVTGRFSPSAVLITSFSLMIVGEILLFLASTSAGVWGLAGIISYVVLYSMWSKRKHVSNTIVGSISGAIPPVIGWAAVEPSLGIGALALFLIMFAWQPPHFYALAMKRTEEYRAANIPMLPVVKGFKRTKVSILLWILLLFPLPFLLMELGVIFVVLATVLNLGWLYFSIKGFRVKDDIKWATGMFIYSLNYMTILFVAIIIFSIFI
- the ytvI gene encoding sporulation integral membrane protein YtvI, whose product is MVLNFFKKEYIKYFVLAVMLLLLAIFILPVSIPIILALLTAIIMEPVVKFTQKTFKWKRKPAVITNFVLFLSVISGLLYLVITKLFSQLIYISQTIPTYINSWTGLWIDMQNSLFKYTEGLPKEVVESIQNKFDATLESMRDALLDILSYNNISALLTNIPNFLVSFIVFIIALFLFMLDLQNLQVKFFHYLSDNTAGKVRFMFASIKKVAIGFMKAQIIASFIILGASFIGLLLIITPKYALIMAIVIWIIDIIPILGSIAVLAPWAVYHYLTGDMVMGTKLTILAVILLVIRRAVEPKLMGSQMGVSPLAILIAMFIGAKLFGFIGFMIGPLVVIIFITAKESGMLKLNFKI
- a CDS encoding cytochrome (ubi)quinol oxidase subunit III, with the protein product MDFNKKYSPQTWPDHPEQVTLEGKNKFLGFWLFLGGETVLFASLFATYLALKNKGPSGMTFSTDTLFELPLVFVMTMLLLTSSLTSVYAMYHMKNHNFRGMQTWLAITVLLGLAFLGLEIYEFNHYVHLGFTYGQSAFSSAFFTLVGTHGLHVVIGLGWIILLMLRNAKRGFSLYNAPKYYTASLYWHFIDVVWVFIFTVVYLMGVVG
- a CDS encoding DUF420 domain-containing protein: MNLPVLPTISTFFIVLSAVLVAIGWALIKQKKIEAHKKTMTAAAISALIFFIIYASRTIFIGNTAFGGPADIKVYYTVFLIFHITLATTGAIFGLVTLYLGYKNNIQKHRKIGPITSVIWFFVAITGVAVYLLLYVFYTGGETTSVIKAIIGG
- the ctaF gene encoding cytochrome c oxidase subunit IVB, whose translation is MSHDAQVYVRSQTEFEYIKQKRKKDMRHQVTTFAIMIFLTLIAFTAVAADFSVYLIVPVILLLAGVQVVLQLYYFMHMSEKNHQVAAFFLYSACLIAFTFILTFLTIIWWG